A genomic stretch from Bacillus sp. E(2018) includes:
- a CDS encoding LacI family DNA-binding transcriptional regulator, with translation MNPTIKDVAKHANVSIATVSRIVNGLPGYSEETKKKVQQSIEALGYQPNAIARGLINKRTQTIGVLFPDVSGMLSSEVLEGVENAAHDGGFSVIVCNTTSSGKRTVKYLRLLQEKRVDGIIFASEDVKEEYYKIFQEMKVPVVLVSTASSKYDLPFVRVNDFDGAFQATEYLIRKGHKVIGMIGGSDEDPIAGVPRMQGFQKALESNGLSFTKNHITKNEGYRFQNGKESLPLLLKKLPDMTALFAASDEMAIGAMSAAHQLGIRVPEELSIIGYDNLKIAEMCYPALTTVSQPLKDMGQTSGEMLVSLIKGEQQEAKSRYMPFTIVERQSVSDFRDK, from the coding sequence TTGAATCCGACAATAAAAGATGTGGCCAAGCATGCAAACGTTTCAATCGCTACAGTATCTCGAATTGTGAACGGATTGCCTGGCTATTCGGAGGAAACAAAGAAAAAAGTGCAGCAATCAATTGAAGCACTCGGCTATCAGCCTAACGCGATCGCACGCGGGCTCATCAACAAGAGGACACAGACGATCGGGGTTCTTTTTCCGGATGTATCTGGAATGCTCTCGTCAGAAGTATTAGAAGGTGTAGAGAATGCGGCGCATGACGGAGGATTCAGCGTAATCGTCTGCAACACCACTTCGAGTGGGAAAAGAACCGTGAAGTATTTGAGGCTGCTGCAAGAAAAACGAGTAGATGGAATCATCTTTGCTTCAGAAGATGTTAAAGAAGAGTACTATAAAATCTTTCAAGAGATGAAAGTACCTGTTGTCCTTGTTTCTACGGCGTCATCCAAATACGATCTTCCGTTTGTTCGGGTAAATGATTTTGATGGAGCTTTTCAAGCTACAGAGTATTTAATTCGAAAAGGTCATAAAGTGATTGGCATGATCGGTGGAAGCGATGAGGATCCGATAGCGGGAGTACCTAGGATGCAAGGGTTTCAAAAAGCACTGGAGAGTAATGGTCTTTCCTTTACGAAGAATCATATTACAAAAAATGAGGGCTATCGTTTTCAAAACGGAAAAGAATCACTGCCGCTTCTGCTAAAAAAACTTCCTGACATGACCGCACTATTCGCAGCAAGTGATGAGATGGCCATTGGTGCGATGTCTGCCGCACATCAGTTAGGAATAAGGGTGCCAGAGGAACTATCAATTATCGGTTATGATAACTTGAAGATTGCTGAGATGTGTTATCCTGCACTAACGACTGTATCTCAGCCGTTAAAGGACATGGGACAAACCTCAGGTGAAATGCTAGTCAGTTTGATTAAAGGTGAACAACAAGAAGCAAAAAGCCGTTATATGCCTTTTACCATAGTGGAAAGGCAATCAGTCAGTGATTTTCGTGACAAGTAA
- the clpP gene encoding ATP-dependent Clp endopeptidase proteolytic subunit ClpP — MNLIPMVVESTNRGERSYDIYSRLLKDRIIMLGSAIDDNVANSIVAQLLFLAAEDPDKDISIYINSPGGSVTAGLAIYDTMQFIKPDVSTICIGMAASMGAVLMVAGAKGKRYALPNAEVMIHQPLGGTQGQASDMAIHAKRILQTRELLNKIISDRSGQPIEKVEKDTDRDYFMSAEEALKYGIIDKVIEKI, encoded by the coding sequence ATGAATCTAATCCCTATGGTAGTAGAGTCGACAAACCGTGGAGAGCGATCTTATGATATCTATTCGCGTTTATTAAAAGACAGAATTATTATGCTGGGAAGTGCAATCGATGATAACGTGGCAAATTCTATCGTTGCTCAATTGCTCTTCTTAGCTGCTGAAGATCCGGATAAAGATATCTCCATCTACATCAACTCACCAGGAGGTTCTGTTACAGCAGGTCTAGCGATCTACGACACGATGCAGTTCATCAAACCAGATGTTTCAACGATCTGTATCGGGATGGCGGCGTCAATGGGAGCTGTACTCATGGTAGCTGGTGCAAAAGGAAAACGCTACGCGCTTCCGAACGCAGAAGTGATGATCCACCAGCCATTAGGCGGAACACAAGGGCAGGCATCCGATATGGCAATTCACGCGAAGCGCATCCTGCAGACTCGCGAGTTGTTGAATAAGATCATCTCTGACCGTTCGGGTCAACCGATCGAGAAGGTAGAAAAAGACACTGACCGTGATTATTTCATGTCTGCAGAAGAAGCATTGAAATACGGGATCATTGATAAAGTGATCGAGAAGATCTAA
- a CDS encoding AI-2E family transporter encodes MWYQHSFFKYAAGSVLLLTILFLLGKIDYLLDFLYLVISSVFFPLFIAGLLYYLLRPVIRFLTKKKVPKFVSILVVMVGLILALTGIATLAVPVVADQLSNITDDFPKKIGEATEKTGTMITGSKKSFIDSTQITKLATQRLEKFTSTVSKDVIALVATLTNIALVLLVVPFILFYLLLDDKKFFNYFLRFAPHHMEYEVAAILRDIDSTLSSYIKGQVLVAWFVGIFMYAGYLLIGLKFALVLALFAVLTNVIPFLGPFIGVFPALLVALIQDPFMAVKVAIVTLVVQQVEGNILSPQIMGKQLRIHPLTIILVVLMAGAAFGFIGLLLAIPTYAVLKTIISNVYRIYLLYNPPETRSNLL; translated from the coding sequence ATGTGGTATCAGCACTCATTTTTTAAGTACGCCGCAGGTTCCGTCTTATTGTTAACCATTCTTTTTTTATTAGGAAAAATTGATTATCTGCTTGATTTCCTCTATCTCGTAATATCTAGCGTTTTCTTCCCTCTATTTATCGCAGGGTTGCTTTATTATTTGCTTAGACCAGTCATACGTTTTTTGACGAAGAAAAAAGTTCCTAAGTTTGTATCCATACTGGTAGTAATGGTCGGATTGATCCTAGCTTTAACAGGTATTGCTACGTTAGCCGTCCCCGTTGTAGCCGATCAGCTTTCAAATATCACAGACGATTTCCCCAAAAAAATAGGTGAAGCTACCGAAAAAACAGGTACGATGATTACTGGAAGCAAGAAATCGTTCATAGACAGCACACAAATTACAAAACTTGCGACACAACGATTAGAAAAGTTTACTAGTACCGTCTCAAAAGATGTGATTGCCCTTGTAGCCACATTAACGAATATTGCACTCGTATTGTTAGTGGTCCCATTTATTCTTTTTTATTTATTGCTTGATGACAAGAAATTTTTTAATTATTTCTTAAGGTTTGCTCCTCATCACATGGAGTATGAAGTTGCCGCGATTTTAAGAGATATTGATTCCACCTTATCTTCGTACATAAAAGGGCAAGTTCTTGTGGCATGGTTTGTCGGCATCTTTATGTATGCTGGTTATCTATTGATTGGGTTAAAGTTCGCTTTAGTACTCGCACTTTTTGCTGTTCTAACAAATGTAATACCTTTTCTAGGACCATTTATCGGAGTCTTTCCCGCTCTTTTAGTAGCTTTGATCCAGGACCCTTTTATGGCAGTAAAAGTCGCCATCGTAACGCTCGTTGTTCAACAAGTAGAAGGAAATATTTTGTCTCCTCAAATCATGGGAAAACAGCTTCGTATCCATCCGCTCACCATTATCCTAGTCGTACTCATGGCTGGTGCAGCTTTTGGATTTATCGGTCTGCTTTTAGCCATCCCTACTTATGCGGTTTTGAAGACAATCATCAGTAACGTGTACCGAATTTACTTGTTATACAACCCACCAGAGACTAGAAGTAATCTACTCTGA
- a CDS encoding DUF1206 domain-containing protein: MKQPFVKEPTFIDKMKTHYESYRPWVHRSARIGYLSKGIVYVIIGILALIMSIGKHPNEASSNGALYTIAQQPFGPALLIVLSLGLSAFAFWQIVKALFDPECANHDWKRWFNRIGFLIIAGIYIAMCISSLRILFRARAKSSDETYQTLSAQMLSQPFGQLLVAICGVIFAITGIVFMYRAFTHRFKRDLKKNEMNKKEWKWSGYIGTLGMAARGIVFMIIAFFLIRTAVLADPEETRGLDGALLELASQPFGPVLLAIVAIGFISYGIFMFASARYRRLNN; the protein is encoded by the coding sequence GTGAAACAGCCTTTTGTAAAAGAACCAACATTCATAGATAAAATGAAAACTCATTATGAATCGTATCGCCCATGGGTACACCGTTCTGCTCGTATCGGGTATCTTTCAAAAGGTATCGTTTACGTCATCATCGGCATTCTAGCGCTAATCATGTCTATAGGAAAACACCCGAATGAAGCGAGTTCAAACGGAGCACTTTACACAATCGCTCAACAGCCATTCGGCCCAGCATTATTAATCGTGCTTTCCTTAGGTTTGAGTGCATTCGCTTTTTGGCAGATCGTTAAAGCTCTTTTCGATCCTGAGTGTGCAAATCACGATTGGAAAAGATGGTTTAACCGAATAGGTTTTTTAATTATTGCAGGGATTTATATTGCAATGTGTATCAGCTCCCTACGTATTTTGTTTCGTGCTAGAGCAAAGTCGTCTGATGAAACATACCAAACGCTTTCCGCACAAATGCTTTCACAGCCGTTTGGTCAGCTTTTGGTCGCTATTTGCGGTGTTATTTTTGCCATAACTGGTATCGTCTTTATGTATCGAGCCTTCACACACCGATTCAAACGTGACTTGAAGAAGAATGAAATGAACAAAAAAGAGTGGAAGTGGAGCGGTTACATCGGAACACTCGGAATGGCTGCACGCGGAATCGTTTTTATGATTATTGCGTTCTTTCTCATACGAACAGCCGTTTTGGCTGATCCTGAAGAAACGCGCGGTTTGGATGGCGCACTCCTAGAATTAGCCTCACAGCCGTTCGGCCCCGTTCTTCTGGCCATCGTAGCAATCGGCTTTATCTCGTATGGTATTTTCATGTTCGCAAGCGCTCGATATAGACGATTGAATAACTAG
- the proS gene encoding proline--tRNA ligase — MTKEFVKSVTSMQDDFAQWYTDVVTKAELIDYSSVRGSMILRPYGYAIWENIQKELDKQIKATGHENVYMPLFIPESLLQKEKDHIEGFAPEVAWVTHGGEEKLTERLCVRPTSEVLFAEHFKNIIHSHRDLPKLYNQWSNVVRWEKTTRPFLRTLEFLWQEGHTCHETDEEAHDETVRMLNVYADLCEEYLAIPVVKGQKTEKEKFAGAKYTYTIESLMHDGKALQSGTSHHLGDGFAKAFGIEFTNREGKLQTVQQTSWGFTTRIIGAMIMVHGDERGLVVPPKIAPTQLMIVPIAQHKEGVLDFAYDLKDKLSQTIRIGIDASDKKPGWKFNEYEMKGIPLRLEVGPRDIEQDQVILVRRDTGEKETVPLKGLESYIQNTLSDIQDNLFKKAKTHREDKTTTVTTFDEFKIELSKKGGFMKAMWCGDDACESFIKDETGATSRCIPFEQEKLSEKCVCCDQQAKHLVYWAKAY; from the coding sequence ATGACTAAAGAATTTGTAAAGAGCGTAACAAGTATGCAAGATGATTTTGCTCAATGGTATACCGATGTGGTGACAAAAGCGGAACTTATTGATTATTCAAGTGTTCGGGGATCTATGATCTTAAGACCTTACGGCTACGCAATATGGGAAAACATTCAAAAAGAACTTGATAAGCAAATCAAAGCGACAGGTCATGAGAATGTGTATATGCCGCTTTTTATTCCAGAAAGTCTGCTTCAAAAAGAAAAAGACCATATTGAAGGATTCGCCCCTGAAGTAGCATGGGTCACACATGGAGGAGAAGAAAAGCTGACAGAACGCCTTTGTGTTCGTCCGACATCAGAAGTTCTTTTTGCTGAGCATTTTAAAAACATCATCCATTCACATCGCGATCTTCCAAAGCTTTATAACCAGTGGTCGAACGTTGTGAGATGGGAAAAGACCACTAGACCTTTTCTTCGTACTCTCGAGTTCCTCTGGCAGGAAGGACATACTTGCCATGAAACAGATGAAGAAGCTCATGATGAAACGGTAAGAATGCTTAATGTGTATGCTGATCTCTGTGAAGAATACCTTGCAATACCGGTAGTGAAGGGTCAGAAAACAGAAAAAGAAAAATTTGCTGGAGCGAAATATACTTATACGATTGAAAGCCTAATGCATGATGGGAAAGCGTTGCAGTCTGGAACTTCTCATCATTTAGGAGATGGATTCGCCAAAGCATTCGGTATTGAGTTTACGAACAGAGAAGGAAAACTACAGACTGTTCAGCAGACATCCTGGGGCTTTACGACGCGTATTATTGGGGCGATGATTATGGTTCATGGTGATGAACGCGGGCTCGTCGTTCCTCCAAAGATAGCACCAACTCAACTCATGATCGTACCGATTGCTCAACACAAAGAGGGAGTTCTCGATTTTGCATACGATTTAAAAGATAAGCTATCACAGACCATTCGAATTGGAATTGATGCAAGTGATAAAAAGCCAGGGTGGAAATTTAATGAGTATGAGATGAAGGGAATTCCTCTTCGTCTAGAGGTAGGGCCGCGAGACATCGAACAAGATCAAGTGATATTAGTACGAAGAGATACAGGGGAAAAAGAAACCGTACCTCTCAAAGGCTTAGAATCCTACATTCAAAATACATTAAGTGATATTCAGGATAACTTGTTTAAAAAGGCGAAGACTCATCGGGAAGATAAAACAACAACGGTTACTACATTTGATGAATTCAAAATCGAATTAAGTAAAAAAGGCGGTTTCATGAAAGCGATGTGGTGTGGTGATGATGCTTGTGAAAGTTTTATAAAAGACGAAACAGGCGCAACATCAAGGTGTATACCGTTTGAACAAGAAAAGCTCTCAGAAAAATGTGTTTGCTGTGATCAACAAGCAAAACACCTCGTCTATTGGGCAAAAGCATATTAA
- a CDS encoding Gfo/Idh/MocA family oxidoreductase, translating to MMTIKVGIIGCGSIAQHRHLPEYAANQDVEIVAVCDIVKERAESTQAVYGGKVYTDYNELLALKDVDAVSVCTPNFLHAPISIAALNAGKHVLCEKPMATSLQEAEEMIAAAEKSGKTLMIGHNQRFVPAHQKARELIASGDIGKIYSFRTAFGHPGPEGWSVDGVNSWFFKKDEAFIGAMGDLGVHKTDLIRYILGEEIAEVGAFVETSAKEFASVDDTAVCVLKTESGIIGTLAASWSYTAKEDNSTIIYGEKGILRLEDDPKYSLVAQYTNGNVVRYEMGAIQTNDNQSNSHVVDHFIEAIEAGHAPLITGEEGKRSLAVILAALESNEKKTIEKVKTGVHA from the coding sequence ATCATGACAATTAAAGTTGGAATCATTGGTTGCGGTAGTATCGCACAGCATCGCCATCTGCCAGAATATGCAGCGAATCAGGACGTAGAGATCGTTGCGGTTTGTGACATTGTAAAAGAACGTGCTGAGTCAACACAAGCGGTTTATGGAGGAAAGGTCTATACGGATTATAATGAACTTCTTGCGCTTAAAGATGTAGATGCAGTAAGTGTTTGTACGCCTAATTTTCTTCACGCGCCGATTTCAATTGCAGCTTTAAATGCTGGAAAGCACGTTTTATGTGAAAAACCGATGGCAACCTCGCTTCAAGAAGCAGAGGAAATGATCGCTGCAGCAGAAAAGAGCGGAAAAACGCTAATGATCGGTCATAATCAGCGCTTTGTTCCGGCACATCAAAAAGCGCGTGAGCTAATTGCCTCTGGTGATATCGGGAAAATTTACAGCTTCCGAACGGCTTTCGGGCATCCAGGACCTGAAGGCTGGAGCGTAGATGGTGTGAACAGCTGGTTCTTTAAAAAGGATGAAGCATTTATCGGCGCAATGGGAGACCTTGGTGTTCATAAAACAGACTTGATTCGATACATTCTTGGAGAAGAGATCGCCGAAGTTGGTGCTTTTGTTGAGACTAGCGCAAAAGAGTTTGCTTCAGTTGATGATACAGCTGTTTGCGTGTTGAAAACAGAGAGTGGAATTATCGGAACATTGGCGGCTAGTTGGTCTTACACGGCAAAAGAAGATAACTCTACGATCATCTATGGCGAAAAAGGTATCCTTCGATTAGAAGATGATCCGAAATATTCTTTAGTCGCACAATACACGAATGGAAATGTTGTACGCTATGAGATGGGTGCGATCCAAACGAATGATAACCAGTCTAACTCTCACGTGGTAGATCACTTTATCGAGGCGATTGAAGCGGGTCATGCTCCACTGATCACGGGCGAAGAAGGAAAACGCTCATTGGCCGTAATTCTAGCTGCTTTAGAATCAAACGAGAAGAAGACGATCGAAAAAGTTAAAACAGGAGTTCACGCATGA
- a CDS encoding MFS transporter yields the protein MSATTGKSTDTSNQQKTIYSILFAISFVHLLNDSMQAVIPAIFPILEKSMNLSFTQLGWIAFTLNITSSIMQPVIGWYTDRTTSPYILPVGMMASLIGMLGIAFADSFYMIILSVVGIGLGSAVFHPEGSRVAYMAAGNRRGLAQSIYQVGGNTGSSLAPVMTALVFVPLGQFGAVWFTSLAAIAIFVLFYVSGWYARQLVHFPRVQKQTGEKKKIDKKRKNQVIGAMALLVFLVFARSWYFSGIGNYYQFYLIEDYGLTISQAQVYLFVFMASGVLGTFFGGPIADRLGKRNMIFWSMVGTAPLALLLPHVGLWAVIPLFFLIGFILNTSFSVTVVYAQELVPGRIGMVSGLIVGLAFGMGALGSVVLGKVADVTSISNTMFLISFLPLVGLLTVMLPTDKTLMKWSSGV from the coding sequence ATGTCAGCTACCACAGGCAAGTCAACAGATACTTCTAACCAACAAAAAACGATCTATTCTATTCTTTTTGCGATAAGTTTTGTGCATTTATTAAATGACTCTATGCAGGCAGTTATTCCAGCCATCTTTCCAATTTTAGAGAAATCAATGAATCTTTCATTTACTCAGCTTGGTTGGATTGCTTTTACTTTAAACATCACGTCTTCTATCATGCAGCCAGTGATTGGTTGGTATACGGATAGAACGACTTCACCTTATATACTGCCTGTTGGTATGATGGCGAGTTTAATAGGAATGTTAGGCATCGCGTTTGCAGATTCCTTTTATATGATCATACTCTCGGTTGTTGGAATCGGTTTAGGGTCTGCTGTCTTTCACCCTGAGGGGTCTAGAGTCGCGTATATGGCAGCAGGAAACCGTCGAGGGCTAGCTCAATCCATCTATCAAGTTGGAGGCAATACGGGGAGTTCACTCGCTCCAGTGATGACGGCACTCGTATTCGTTCCGCTTGGACAGTTTGGAGCTGTATGGTTTACTTCGCTAGCAGCTATCGCTATTTTTGTATTGTTTTATGTTTCCGGCTGGTATGCTAGACAGTTAGTGCATTTTCCTCGCGTTCAAAAACAGACTGGTGAGAAAAAGAAGATTGATAAAAAGCGTAAAAACCAAGTGATAGGGGCGATGGCGCTCCTCGTCTTTTTAGTATTCGCTCGTTCTTGGTATTTTTCTGGAATCGGTAACTATTATCAATTTTATCTAATTGAGGATTATGGTTTAACAATCAGTCAAGCTCAGGTCTATTTATTTGTTTTTATGGCCTCAGGTGTACTCGGAACATTCTTTGGAGGACCGATCGCAGACCGGCTAGGAAAGAGAAACATGATTTTTTGGTCGATGGTCGGAACTGCTCCACTCGCGCTGCTTCTTCCACACGTAGGATTATGGGCAGTTATTCCTTTGTTCTTCTTGATCGGCTTTATATTGAACACAAGCTTTTCCGTGACGGTCGTATATGCTCAAGAACTAGTGCCGGGCAGAATAGGCATGGTTTCAGGTTTGATTGTAGGTTTGGCGTTTGGTATGGGAGCGCTCGGGTCGGTAGTGCTTGGTAAGGTGGCTGACGTGACAAGTATCTCAAACACGATGTTCTTGATCAGCTTCTTACCGTTGGTCGGACTTTTAACGGTCATGTTACCAACAGATAAAACGCTTATGAAATGGTCTTCTGGGGTCTGA
- a CDS encoding ThuA domain-containing protein, whose amino-acid sequence MIKVTVWNENRHEQKNPVVKDIYPKGIHGAIQEFLEKAGHDVNTATLDEAQHGLTEDVLNNTDVLVWWGHLAHDEVEDEIVNKVYQRVLDGMGLLVLHSGHFSKIFKKLMGTSCDLKWREADEKERIWIVNPSHPIANGLDEYIELEKEEMYGEHFDIPAPDDLVFVSWFEGGEVFRSGAAYNRGKGKVFYFRPGHETYPTYYNEDVQKVITNAVSFLAPSGSEAPKYGNAKPLEAIGAK is encoded by the coding sequence ATGATTAAAGTAACAGTATGGAATGAGAACCGCCACGAGCAAAAGAATCCGGTAGTAAAAGATATTTATCCAAAAGGAATTCATGGTGCTATTCAAGAATTCCTTGAAAAAGCAGGACATGATGTGAATACCGCAACACTTGATGAAGCTCAACATGGTCTAACAGAAGATGTGTTAAATAACACGGATGTTTTAGTATGGTGGGGACACTTAGCTCATGATGAAGTAGAAGATGAGATCGTAAATAAAGTATATCAACGCGTACTAGATGGCATGGGTCTACTCGTCCTTCATTCTGGTCATTTCTCTAAAATCTTTAAAAAATTGATGGGAACTTCATGTGATCTAAAGTGGCGCGAAGCTGATGAAAAAGAACGCATCTGGATCGTTAATCCAAGTCACCCGATCGCAAACGGACTTGATGAATATATCGAGCTTGAAAAAGAAGAGATGTATGGAGAGCATTTCGATATCCCTGCTCCAGATGATCTTGTATTTGTTAGCTGGTTTGAAGGAGGAGAAGTATTCCGATCAGGAGCTGCTTACAACCGTGGTAAAGGAAAAGTGTTCTATTTCCGTCCGGGACATGAGACGTATCCAACGTATTATAACGAAGATGTACAAAAAGTAATCACGAATGCTGTATCTTTCTTAGCTCCTTCAGGCAGTGAAGCGCCAAAGTACGGAAATGCTAAGCCGCTTGAAGCGATCGGTGCAAAGTAA
- a CDS encoding Gfo/Idh/MocA family oxidoreductase: MKLRVGIIGAGGIAQGRHIPAFQSLSEKAEVTAISDVNVDVAKSVAEKFHVPNYFTSYVEMWPHVDAVVICTPNKFHREITVAALDAGKHVLCEKPMAMTVEECAEMVEAEKRSGKVLSIAYHYRYMKESQAAKRIMESGEVGNPLVVRVQALRRRKVPGWGVFTNKELQGGGSLIDYGCHLLDLTLWLLDNPVVSEVSGQTYNTVSREAEQVNQWGSFDAETFEVDDHVTAYIRLANGGTILFETSWAANIPDDAELLRISGDKGGLDVFPFAVNKAVNGMMTTTKADWILGEDNPGLPQAENFVDSCLGKAEPLVKAEEAMNTSRVIEAIYASSLMGKGVQLEIEKGVK; the protein is encoded by the coding sequence ATGAAACTAAGAGTTGGGATCATAGGGGCAGGCGGCATCGCACAAGGCCGACATATCCCCGCTTTTCAAAGTTTAAGTGAAAAAGCAGAAGTGACGGCCATTAGTGATGTAAACGTGGATGTTGCGAAAAGTGTTGCTGAAAAATTTCACGTACCGAACTATTTTACGAGTTACGTAGAGATGTGGCCGCATGTAGATGCGGTTGTGATCTGTACGCCTAACAAGTTTCATAGAGAGATCACAGTTGCGGCATTGGATGCAGGTAAACATGTTCTGTGTGAGAAACCGATGGCAATGACCGTTGAAGAATGTGCTGAAATGGTAGAAGCAGAGAAGCGATCAGGAAAAGTATTATCGATTGCTTATCACTATCGATACATGAAAGAGTCTCAAGCTGCAAAACGAATCATGGAGTCTGGAGAAGTTGGTAATCCTCTAGTCGTTCGTGTACAAGCGCTTAGAAGAAGAAAAGTTCCGGGTTGGGGAGTATTTACAAATAAAGAGCTTCAAGGTGGCGGCAGCTTGATTGACTATGGCTGCCATCTGCTGGATCTGACACTTTGGCTTTTAGATAACCCGGTTGTGAGTGAAGTATCTGGTCAAACGTATAATACCGTCAGCCGTGAAGCGGAACAAGTAAACCAATGGGGCTCGTTTGATGCAGAAACATTTGAAGTCGATGATCATGTCACCGCGTATATTCGTCTCGCGAACGGTGGTACGATTCTATTTGAAACATCGTGGGCGGCAAATATTCCGGACGATGCAGAACTGCTTCGCATTTCTGGTGATAAAGGTGGACTGGATGTATTCCCATTTGCGGTGAACAAAGCAGTAAACGGTATGATGACTACAACTAAAGCAGATTGGATCCTAGGAGAAGACAACCCCGGTCTTCCTCAAGCTGAGAATTTTGTGGATAGCTGTTTAGGTAAAGCAGAACCTCTTGTGAAAGCTGAGGAAGCGATGAATACTTCACGGGTGATCGAAGCGATCTATGCTAGCAGTCTTATGGGAAAAGGCGTTCAACTAGAAATTGAAAAAGGAGTGAAATAG
- a CDS encoding helix-turn-helix domain-containing protein, with the protein MPETFIVTEPEQAAALLHPVRSELISLLREPRSATELSKRMNDSAQKINYHLKALEKVGLVVRAGTRNVRNLVEVLYVSAGRSFLLSDSLGLSSDTIKKLQDQTALAHVLSLTEKMKRDAISLMEQSENEEIPSAVMEMELALSNMDHRNAFLQEYADMLTTLIQKHHKPKEENARVYHVSMAMYPKPEGGGTT; encoded by the coding sequence ATGCCAGAGACGTTTATTGTCACAGAACCGGAACAAGCAGCTGCACTATTGCATCCTGTAAGATCTGAGCTCATAAGTTTGTTAAGGGAGCCGCGTTCTGCGACAGAGCTATCAAAAAGAATGAACGATTCGGCACAAAAAATTAATTATCATCTTAAAGCTCTGGAAAAAGTGGGGCTAGTGGTTCGCGCAGGCACAAGGAATGTTAGGAACCTTGTAGAAGTTCTATATGTAAGTGCAGGCCGCTCGTTTTTATTGTCAGATTCATTAGGTCTTTCTTCTGACACGATAAAAAAACTCCAAGATCAAACTGCTCTCGCTCATGTGTTATCACTCACAGAAAAGATGAAGCGAGATGCCATATCTTTAATGGAGCAATCAGAGAATGAAGAGATTCCAAGCGCAGTTATGGAAATGGAACTAGCACTTTCTAACATGGATCACCGCAATGCTTTTTTGCAGGAATATGCAGATATGCTCACCACTCTCATACAAAAACACCACAAACCAAAGGAAGAGAACGCAAGAGTGTATCACGTTTCAATGGCGATGTACCCAAAACCTGAAGGAGGCGGCACAACGTGA
- a CDS encoding sugar phosphate isomerase/epimerase encodes MKLGVFTVLFSQKSFTDMLDYVKDAGVQAVEVGTGNYPGNAHCPLDELLQSEEKRSQYLHEVEKRGLTISAFSCHGNPLSPDEAFAKESHETFVKTVELAELMNVPVVNCFSGVPGDSENAKYPNWPVSPWPNEYSDVLKWQWEEKLIPYWRTWGQFAKEHGVKIGLELHGGFLVHTPYTLLKLREETCDAIGANLDPSHLWWQGIDPVAAIKILGKAGAIHHFHAKDTYLDQDNINMYGLTDMQPYGAVQNRAWSFRSVGCGHSVQDWSDMMSALRTYGYDYVVSIEHEDPIMSIDEGFNRAVKNLQSILIAEQPAEMWWV; translated from the coding sequence ATGAAATTAGGTGTGTTTACGGTCCTGTTTTCACAGAAATCATTTACAGACATGCTTGACTATGTGAAAGATGCAGGCGTACAAGCCGTAGAAGTTGGAACAGGTAACTATCCAGGAAACGCTCACTGTCCGCTTGATGAACTACTTCAGAGTGAAGAGAAGCGATCACAGTACCTTCATGAAGTAGAGAAGCGTGGTTTGACGATCTCAGCCTTCAGTTGTCACGGGAATCCGTTATCTCCAGACGAGGCTTTTGCAAAAGAGTCACATGAAACTTTTGTAAAAACTGTTGAACTGGCTGAATTGATGAATGTACCAGTGGTAAACTGTTTCTCTGGTGTACCGGGTGACTCTGAGAATGCAAAGTATCCAAACTGGCCAGTTTCCCCTTGGCCGAATGAATACAGCGATGTGTTGAAGTGGCAATGGGAAGAGAAGTTGATTCCATATTGGCGCACGTGGGGTCAATTTGCAAAAGAACATGGAGTGAAGATCGGCTTAGAGCTGCACGGTGGTTTCTTAGTGCATACTCCATATACGCTACTGAAGCTGCGTGAAGAAACATGTGACGCAATTGGTGCCAACCTTGATCCATCCCATCTTTGGTGGCAAGGCATCGATCCTGTGGCAGCAATTAAGATTCTTGGAAAAGCGGGAGCTATCCATCACTTCCATGCAAAGGATACTTACTTAGATCAAGACAACATCAACATGTATGGTTTAACTGACATGCAGCCTTATGGTGCTGTTCAAAACCGCGCATGGAGCTTCCGTTCAGTAGGCTGCGGCCATTCTGTTCAAGATTGGTCTGATATGATGAGTGCACTTCGTACGTATGGTTATGACTACGTAGTAAGCATCGAGCATGAAGATCCGATCATGTCGATCGATGAAGGGTTCAACCGTGCAGTGAAAAACTTGCAGTCGATCCTCATCGCCGAGCAGCCAGCGGAGATGTGGTGGGTCTAG